A stretch of the Fusarium musae strain F31 chromosome 2, whole genome shotgun sequence genome encodes the following:
- a CDS encoding hypothetical protein (EggNog:ENOG41) yields the protein MGSDFGQSFRKGIGIRKRDLDDENAIDSLTPSDTIVMSNPAGRISPPITPDVVSVPQSRQTSTEIASEIAPEIVVWTEDMDIDNASHVESEDELSSIKSYAEEGPSQNDDDPTPFGASTVEDAVGSLPSNLTELSDLSSIPSTVSSKATTPTPVDTDGGQEEDQDQDQDLSIDDQPQSHQQSPSRDAERYNFNIRPKASIPTDMSAYQYASECVLAAESSRLNPYALHPEEYHLLRHHISYTQVTTYLNIRNGIIRLWFKHPWIGVTRLEAVGCANARWFDAASVCYDWLVRRGYINYGCVRLSEAETDDTVAPVVKRQKTIAVIGAGISGLGCARQLEGLFRQFADRFHERGEPAPRVVVLEGRGRVGGRVYSREFRTKPKEKSPAFEGKRHTAEMGGMIITGFDRGNPINILLRGQLGLPYHALTADTTIYDSSGRAVDPVRDQLVEKLYNDCLDRVSEYKYKNQLAKLVEGRRDLIEEGRDSPGDGSKTMFQEEEAAAAQQDAPLVTQQNVPAKVNLIPVSSDKLTGRVHMEPGTPATTKASDKAKLMGWTIRDSADGENIDLTSAVNEEGATLGSVLDNAISQYKQIIGLNAQDHRLINWHIANLEYSNATSLHNLSLPLWDIDAGNEWEGSHTMVVGGYQSVARGLVHCPSSLDLKTKFPVKSISYHTGEGMASAAIECEDGSVVDADAVVCTIPLGVLKQNNIVFNPPLPSWKTDVVERLGFGILNKVVLVYDKIFWDHDRHIFGVLRESSNRLSTSQKDYAANRGRFFQWFNVSNTTGLPCLIALMAGEAGFETEHSSNDSLVAEATEVLRSVFGQDVPYPVEAMVTRWGSDRFARGSYSSAAPGMQPEDYDVMARPVGNLFFAGEHTIGTHPATVHGAYLSGLRAASEVLETLIGPIEVPTPLILPRDSVLLRKRKEPAQDQQPARLQAYENEIQTYIQSKLGGRPSRPAKVAGNAYILYSKDLFDVARKKCEENRKPGKGGRAVPNEVRIMTSKMWRDASSEERKPYEDQATEQKRGYAEAVQAWTRATERWDQEAAALRTAYEKENPFGTAKITEAPHESSSKHRRTRHISYAEDSDLGF from the exons ATGGGGTCAGACTTTGGGCAGAGCTTCCGCAAGGGGATCGGCATTAGGAAGAGGGACTTGGACGATGAGAACGCCATTGATTCGCTGACCCCATCCGACACTATTGTAATGTCGAACCCTGCGGGTCGTATATCACCTCCAATCACTCCTGATGTAGTTTCGGTGCCTCAGTCGCGACAGACTTCGACAGAAATAGCCTCTGAGATTGCGCCAGAGATTGTTGTGTGGACCGAAGATATGGATATCGACAACGCTAGTCACGTTGAGTCTGAAGATGAATTGTCAAGCATCAAAAGTTATGCCGA GGAGGGGCCTTCTCAGAACGACGATGACCCAACGCCATTTGGGGCGTCTACTGTAGAGGACGCCGTAGGCTCTCTTCCCTCGAACCTCACAGAACTATCAGATCTCTCATCGATACCCTCGACGGTATCGAGTAAGGCTACTACCCCTACACCAGTCGATACTGATGGTGGACAAGaggaagaccaagaccaagaccaagaccttTCAATCGACGACCAgcctcagtctcatcaacaatcacCTTCTCGTGATGCCGAACGCTATAACTTCAATATCAGACCCAAGGCTTCGATACCAACGGATATGTCAGCATACCAGTATGCGTCAGAATGTGTCTTGGCCGCCGAGTCAAGCCGGCTCAACCCATATGCTTTACATCCGGAGGAATACCACCTCCTCCGTCATCACATATCTTATACGCAAGTAACAACATATCTCAATATTAGAAATGGAATCATACGGTTATGGTTCAAACACCCTTGGATCGGTGTGACCCGGCTGGAAGCGGTTGGGTGTGCTAACGCTCGCTGGTTCGACGCAGCGAGTGTTTGCTATGATTGGCTTGTTCGTAGAGGCTATATCAACTACGGATGTGTGCGACTCTCCGAAGCTGAGACAGATGATACTGTTGCACCGGTTGTCAAGAGACAAAAGACCATCGCTGTCATAGGTGCTGGTATCTCCGGACTGGGTTGCGCAAGACAGCTTGAGGGATTGTTTAGGCAATTTGCTGATCGCTTCCATGAACGAGGCGAGCCTGCGCCTCGAGTGGTTGTGCTTGAAGGGCGAGGCCGTGTTGGAGGAAGAGTATACTCTCGCGAGTTCCGGACCAAACCAAAAGAAAAATCTCCAGCTTTTGAAGGCAAGCGACACACTGCGGAGATGGGCGGCATGATCATTACTGGGTTCGACCGGGGAAACCCTATCAACATCCTGCTTCGTGGACAATTGGGGCTTCCTTATCATGCACTGACAGCGGATACTACAATCTACGACAGCAGTGGAAGGGCAGTTGACCCTGTGCGCGATCAGCTCGTTGAAAAACTTTACAATGACTGTTTAGACCGCGTCAGCGAATACAAGTATAAGAATCAACTTGCAAAGCTGGTCGAAGGTCGACGGGACCTCATCGAGGAGGGGCGTGATAGTCCTGGAGACGGCAGCAAGACAATGTttcaggaagaagaggctgctgctgcccaGCAAGATGCACCTCTAGTGACACAACAGAACGTCCCAGCAAAGGTCAATCTGATACCAGTATCATCAGACAAGCTCACAGGTCGGGTCCATATGGAGCCTGGCACTCCCGCGACTACTAAAGCCTCCGACAAAGCAAAATTGATGGGCTGGACAATTCGAGACTCAGCCGACGGAGAGAACATTGATTTAACATCGGCAGTGAATGAAGAGGGGGCAACTCTGGGATCTGTTCTTGATAACGCCATTTCCCAGTACAAACAAATCATAGGGCTGAATGCCCAGGATCACCGACTGATCAACTGGCACATTGCCAATCTGGAGTACAGTAACGCTACAAGCTTGCACAACCTGAGCCTCCCATTGTGGGACATTGATGCAGGTAATGAATGGGAGGGAAGCCATACCATGGTCGTGGGCGGTTACCAAAGTGTGGCTCGTGGCTTGGTTCACTGCCCGAGCTCACTTGACCTCAAGACTAAATTCCCGGTGAAGAGTATATCCTACCATACTGGAGAGGGCATGGCGTCAGCTGCGATTGAGTGCGAAGACGGCTCAGTAGTGGATGCTGATGCCGTGGTTTGCACTATTCCGCTCGGTGTTCTGAAACAGAACAATATCGTCTTCAACCCACCTCTTCCATCATGGAAAACTGATGTCGTTGAGCGACTTGGATTCGGCATTCTGAACAAGGTTGTTCTAGTGTACGATAAGATTTTCTGGGACCATGACAGACATATCTTCGGCGTCTTGAGGGAGTCTTCCAACCGATTGAGTACCTCACAAAAAGACTATGCCGCAAATCGTGGTCGCTTTTTCCAATGGTTCAACGTATCCAACACGACAGGTCTTCCATGTCTCATTGCTTTGATGGCAGGGGAGGCTGGTTTTGAGACAGAACATTCAAGTAACGATAGCCTTGTGGCCGAAGCCACGGAAGTACTACGCAGCGTCTTTGGCCAGGATGTTCCCTATCCTGTAGAGGCCATGGTCACCCGCTGGGGTTCAGATCGATTCGCTCGAGGTAGTTattcttctgctgctccCGGGATGCAGCCAGAAGACTACGATGTCATGGCCAGACCTGTCGGAAACctcttctttgctggtgaACACACCATTGGTACGCACCCAGCAACGGTTCATGGGGCGTATCTGTCCGGTCTAAGGGCAGCTTCTGAAGTTTTGGAGACCTTGATCGGCCCCATTGAGGTCCCGACACCACTGATACTGCCTCGAGACTCTGTGCTGCTGCGCAAGCGTAAGGAGCCTGCCCAAGATCAGCAACCAGCACGACTTCAGGCCTATGAAAATGAGATTCAGACCTATATACAATCGAAGCTTGGGGGTAGACCCTCTCGTCCGGCTAAAGTTGCAGGGAATGCGTATATACTCTATAGCAAGGATCTATTCGACGTTGCGAGGAAGAAGTGTGAGGAGAATCGGAAACCAGGCAAAGGTGGGCGTGCTGTCCCCAACGAAGTTCGGATCATGACTAGTAAGATGTGGAGGGACGCTTCGTCTGAGGAACGCAAGCCGTATGAAGACCAGGCAACCGAGCAAAAGCGCGGGTACGCTGAAGCTGTTCAGGCATGGACCCGGGCCACCGAACGATGGGATCAGGAGGCCGCTGCACTGCGAACAGCTTACGAGAAAGAGAATCCTTTTGGTACCGCCAAGATAACAGAGGCTCCTCACGAGAGTTCCAGCAAACATCGCAGGACGAGGCACATAAGTTATGCGGAGGACAGTGACCTTGGGTTCTGA
- a CDS encoding hypothetical protein (EggNog:ENOG41~BUSCO:EOG09261LV7) — MAPRIEFNVEQIRNKARKDLLYLLEGVRGKKNVVLDQSLVGPIGTIVKVAVLQEYGVDKFFILENDNADTSQRNVVFISRGECGRHAEAIAAQIKRIQRESQTGHDFHIFWVPRRTLVSDKLLEEAGVLGDANIAELPLSFFPLEKDVLSLELDGSFRDLYLSKDVTPNFLMAKALMEVQRNHGLFPRVIGKGDNAKRVADLLSRMRQELLAGEDTPEANKIGLTPSTTNESVIIIDREVDFVTPLLTQLTYEGLIDEVFEIHNNQTKVDTTVVGAPAQSSAATSQSRKRTIQLDSGDKLYEQLRDANFAIVGSLLNKVARRLQKVQSDYESKHKTKTIAELKDFVSQLPGYQQEQQSARIHTGLAEEIIKHTRTDQFKGLLEVQQNLAAGADPSSQFDGIEELIARDAPIAQTLRLLCIYSCISGGIRPKEFDQFRRLILEGYGYQHLLTLSNLEKLQLFLSKSSPLAGMIPIPGTNAGPTGSKTNYTYLRKQLRLIVDEVQEDDPNDISYVYSGYAPLSIRLVQCILQKQYLLSVTKGNSANAAGAPAGVGTQGWQGFDEAAKHVRGQTFYEHQKGEDKAVKARALLSGSGNKQTVFVVFVGGITFTEIAALRFIAKQEEGRRNIVICTTSIINGNKMMESAIEKESFAKESVPASTT, encoded by the exons ATGGCTCCCCGGATAGAATTCAACGTCGAGCAGATTCGCAACAAGGCGAGAAAGGATCTGTTGTATCTCCTCGAAGGT GTTCGCGGGAAGAAGAATGTCGTTCTAGATCAAAGCCTAGTCGGGCCGATCGGGACTATAGTCAAGGTTGCCGTCCTTCAAGAATATGGAGTAGATAAGTTCTTCATTCTAGAGAATGATAATGCCGATACCAGCCAGCGCAATGTTGTCTTTATTTCTCGTGGCGAGTGCGGTCGCCATGCTGAAGCCATAGCTG CTCAAATCAAGCGTATCCAGCGCGAAAGCCAAACCGGGCACGACTTTCACATATTCTGGGTCCCTCGCAGAACCCTCGTCTCCGACAAGCTTCTAGAAGAGGCCGGTGTATTAGGCGATGCCAACATTGCGGAATTGCCACTATCGTTCTTCCCTCTGGAGAAGGATGTTCTGTCACTCGAGCTCGACGGCTCATTCCGCGATCTGTATCTATCTAAAGACGTTACACCCAACTTCCTTATGGCCAAAGCCCTTATGGAGGTTCAAAGAAACCATGGCCTATTCCCGCGAGTGATAGGGAAGGGTGATAACGCAAAGCGCGTTGCCGACTTGCTTTCTCGTATGCGCCAGGAGCTTCTTGCTGGTGAAGATACGCCAGAAGCCAACAAGATTGGGTTGACGCCTAGCACAACCAACGAGAGCGTAATTATCATCGATCGCGAAGTTGACTTTGTTACACCCTTGCTCACTCAATTGACATACGAGGGGCTCATTGATGAAGTCTTCGAGATCCACAACAACCAGACCAAAGTCGACACAACAGTTGTCGGCGCACCGGCACAGTCCTCGGCTGCAACTTCACAAAGCAGGAAGCGAACAATCCAGCTGGACTCGGGCGACAAGCTTTACGAGCAATTACGTGACGCCAACTTTGCGATCGTTGGAAGTCTCCTCAACAAAGTTGCGAGGCGGCTGCAGAAGGTGCAAAGCGATTACGAGAGTAAACACAAAACAAAGACTATTGCGGAACTCAAAGACTTTGTCAGTCAATTGCCAGGATACCAACAAGAACAGCAGAGTGCGAGAATACACACAGGCCTCGCGGAGGAGATCATTAAACATACCCGGACAGACCAGTTCAAGGGTCTTTTGGAGGTTCAACAAAATCTCGCTGCTGGGGCTGATCCGTCAAGCCAGTTCGATGGCATCGAAGAATTGATAGCGCGAGATGCTCCTATCGCGCAGACTCTAAGATTACTGTGTATCTACTCGTGCATATCTGGGGGCATAAGACCTAAGGAGTTCGATCAATTCAGGCGCTTGATTCTAGAAGGCTACGGCTACCAGCATCTCCTCACGCTTAGCAACCTAGAGAAACTACAACTCTTTCTGTCCAAGTCGTCGCCCCTGGCTGGCATGATCCCTATCCCAGGCACCAACGCCGGCCCGACAGGAAGCAAGACGAATTATACATATCTTCGCAAGCAGCTTCGGCTCATAGTTGATGAGGTTCAGGAGGACGATCCAAACGACATTTCCTATGTGTACAGTGGTTATGCTCCTCTTTCAATTCGCCTCGTTCAATGCATTCTGCAGAAGCAATATCTGCTTTCGGTGACTAAAGGAAACAGCGCCAACGCAGCGGGAGCGCCCGCAGGCGTTGGCAcgcaaggatggcaagggTTCGACGAAGCTGCCAAACACGTTCGAGGTCAGACGTTTTATGAGCACCAGAAGGGTGAGGATAAGGCTGTCAAAGCCCGGGCATTGCTCTCTGGAAGTGGCAACAAGCAGACTGTCTTTGTTGTGTTCGTCGGCGGCATCACTTTCACCGAGATTGCTGCTCTAAGGTTTATTGcaaagcaagaagaag GACGGAGAAATATTGTGATTTGCACAACGTCGATCATCAATGGAAACAAGATGATGGAATCGGCGATCGAGAAAGAATCGTTTGCGAAAGAGAGCGTGCCCGCTTCAACGACCTGA
- a CDS encoding hypothetical protein (EggNog:ENOG41), which yields MLNRLHGQPESYDKKAKYRFGRTLGAGTYGVVREADGPTGKVAVKIILKRNVKGNEQMVYDELEMLQKLNHPHIVKFVDWFESRDKFYIVTQLATGGELFDRICEQGKFTEKDAAETIKQILLAVDFLHKNNIVHRDLKPENLLYLSKDPDSDLVLADFGIAKMLDGKGESLKTMAGSFGYAAPEVMRKEGHGKPVDMWSMGVITYTLLCGYSPFRSENLQDLIRECTENSVVFHERYWKDVSNDAKDFILHLINPDADQRWTSEEALGHIWLTGENATDYNLLPEIKSFRARSRFRRIIEKIKLQARIEKLKAMEEDPENSDLSAIFSEVARAKLADDKEEKEVLRVTQEVEKDAKRRSFQA from the exons ATGCTGAACAGGCTTCATGGCCAACCCGAGAGCTACGATAAGAA AGCTAAGTACAGGTTTGGTCGAACACTCGGTGCTGGAACATATGGAGTCGTCCGGGAGGCTGATGGCCCAACTGGCAAGGTTGCCGTCAAGATAATTCTCAAACGAAATGTGAAGGGAAACGAACAGATGGTCTACGACGAGCTTGAGATGCTTCAGAAACTCAACCATCCTCACATTGTCAAGTTTGTTGACTGGTTCGAGTCGAGA GACAAGTTTTATATCGTGACACAGCTTGCTACCGGCGGTGAGCTCTTTGACCGCATTTGCGAGCAGGGCAAGTTCACCGAGAAGGATGCCGCTGAAACTATTAAGCAAATCCTACTTGCTGTCGATTTCCTTCACAAGAACAACATTGTTCACAGAG ATCTCAAGCCCGAGAACCTCCTTTACCTAAGCAAAGATCCCGATTCCGACCTCGTATTGGCCGATTTCGGTATTGCCAAGATGCTCGACGGAAAGGGCGAGTCTCTCAAGACCATGGCTGGCTCTTTCGGTTATGCTGCCCCCGAGGTGATGCGCAAGGAAGGTCATGGAAAGCCTGTGGATATGTGGTCCATGGGTGTCATCACTTACACTTTGCTCTGTGGTTACTCACCTTTCCGCAGTGAGAACCTTCAGGACCTTATCCGGGAGTGCACTGAGAACTCGGTTGTCTTCCACGAGCGATACTGGAAGGACGTCAGCAACGATGCAAAAGACTTCATCTTGCATCTGATCAACCCAGATGCTGATCAGCGTTGGACCAGTGAG GAAGCTTTGGGTCATATCTGGCTCACTGGAGAGAACGCTACCGACTACAACTTGTTGCCCGAGATCAAGTCTTTCCGCGCCAGAAGCCGATTCAGGCGCATcatcgagaagatcaagctcCAGGCACgtatcgagaagctcaaggctatGGAGGAGGACCCGGAGAACTCGGATCTTTCAGCTATCTTCTCCGAGGTCGCCAGAGCAAAGCTCGCCGATgacaaggaggagaaagaagttcTCCGTGTCACTCAAGAGGTCGAAAAGGATGCCAAGCGTCGAAGTTTCCAGGCTTAA
- the HTS1 gene encoding Cytoplasmic and mitochondrial histidine tRNA synthetase yields the protein MAPKNKFELKTPKGTKDWEGKDMVIRDHIFNTITQVFKRHGGVTIDTPVFELREILAGKYGEDSKLIYDLADQGGEICSLRYDLTVPFARFLAMNKQIQNIKRYHIAKVYRRDQPAMTKGRMREFYQCDFDIAGTYDPMLPDAEVIRIITEVFEGLGWNGGYTIKLNHRKILDGIFQVCGVPEDKIRTISSAVDKLDKLPWADVRKEMTEEKGLDGDVADRIGEWVVLKGKQDLLEKLQSTESLAANESMKKGMEDLALLFEYLEAFDCLDRVSFDLSLARGLDYYTGLIYEVVTQGSAPEVTPGQENAESKPSKKKGKKGSEDDDRSNDPTVGVGSVAAGGRYDNLVGMFSGKSQIPCVGISFGVDRIFSITKAKMAAEKNAAVRNNDVDVYVMAFGQGYLKERMSVCAKLWESGIKAEFLYKVRPKLPAQFKAAEANGVPFAIFLGEDEVKAGNVKIKEMGLQEGHPEKEGILVSMSDMAKEIKVRLQRKRELDEMTRQAEGLRVVHGIKGDEVKDVEKEVEDANPETTPAAIEATPGTEEPAHSSSTV from the exons ATGGCGCCCAAGAATAAATTCGAGCTCAAGACCCCCAAGGGCACAAAGGACT GGGAGGGGAAGGATATGGTTATTCGTGAccacatcttcaacaccatcacccaAGTCTTCAAGCGCCACGGAGGAGTCACGATCGATACCCCCGTCTTTGAGCTCCGAGAGATCCTCGCTGGAAAATATGGAGAGGACAGCAAGCTCATCTATGACCTTGCTGACCAAGGTGGTGAGATCTGCTCTCTGCGATATGACTTGACAGTCCCCTTCGCCCGCTTCCTAGCCATGAACAAGCAGATTCAAAACATCAAGAGATATCACATCGCCAAGGTCTACCGCCGAGACCAACCTGCCATGACCAAAGGTCGCATGCGAGAATTCTACCAGTGCGATTTCGACATTGCCGGCACCTACGACCCCATGCTGCCCGACGCCGAAGTCATCCGCATCATCACAGAAGTATTTGAGGGACTTGGTTGGAACGGTGGATACACGATCAAGTTAAATCACCGAAAGATTCTGGACGGTATTTTCCAAGTCTGTGGAGTCCCTGAGGACAAGATCCGCACCATTTCCTCGGCCGTCGACAAGCTCGACAAGCTGCCTTGGGCTGATGTGCGAAAGGAGATGACCGAGGAAAAGGGACTTGACGGCGATGTCGCTGACCGAATCGGAGAGTGGGTTGTTCTCAAGGGCAAGCAGGATCTGCTGGAGAAGCTTCAGAGCACAGAGAGCTTGGCCGCAAACGAATCCATGAAGAAGGGAATGGAAGATCTTGCTCTGCTGTTTGAGTATCTAGAGGCCTTCGATTGCCTGGATCGCGTTTCTTTTGACCTCAGCTTGGCTCGCGGCCTCGACTATTACACCGGACTTATCTACGAGGTCGTCACCCAGGGCTCTGCTCCTGAGGTCACACCTGGGCAGGAGAATGCTGAGTCTAAGccttccaagaagaagggtaagAAGGGCTCTGAGGATGACGACCGTTCCAACGACCCCACGGTCGGCGTAGGAAGTGTGGCTGCCGGTGGCCGGTACGACAACCTTGTTGGCATGTTCTCTGGCAAGAGCCAAATCCCCTGCGTCGGTATCTCCTTTGGCGTCGACAGGATTTTCTCTatcaccaaggccaagatggcCGCTGAGAAGAATGCTGCTGTGCGTAACAATGATGTCGATGTTTATGTCATGGCCTTTGGTCAGGGATATCTGAAAGAACGTATGTCAGTGTGCGCTAAGCTATGGGAGTCTGGAATCAAG GCAGAATTTCTTTACAAAGTTAGGCCTAAGCTGCCCGCACAATTCAAGGCCGCCGAGGCCAATGGTGTGCCATTTGCTATCTTCCTTGGCGAAGACGAAGTCAAGGCAGGCAATGTCAAGATTAAGGAGATGGGACTCCAAGAAGGCCATCCCGAGAAGGAGGGCATTCTTGTCAGCATGTCCGACATggccaaggagatcaaggttCGGCTTCAGCGCAAGCGAGAGCTTGACGAGATGACCAGACAAGCCGAGGGCCTGAGGGTTGTCCATGGTATCAAGGGCGATGAGGTAAAGGATGTGGAGAAAGAAGTTGAGGATGCCAACCCTGAAACCACACCAGCAGCAATCGAGGCGACTCCAGGGACAGAAGAGCCAGCTCACAGCAGTTCGACAGTATGA
- a CDS encoding hypothetical protein (EggNog:ENOG41) produces MIVVLSLERTSTPLLAVGKATVAACEFFVVIDAPQPAKGTLKDPQISSTQDIIFEDVTFAYPSRPHAKVLDGLDLRIEAGKINAIVGPSGGGKSTIVGLIQRWYTLQDQHALAKVIEKEKKGGHKNKKKESDEDVDAENVVDIEPEEPGPLVEVHGRILTAGQLLDDIDLKWWRSQIGLVSQEPFLFNETIYENVAYGLIGSPWENETEDKKRELVREACRESFADEFIDRLPDGLDTLVGDSGAKLSGGQRQRLAIARSIVRKPSILILDEATSAIDVRGERIVQAALDRAAKDRTTITIAHRLSTIKKADRIIVLKKGKVAESGTHDSLMTIEGGVYSGLVRAQSLSLGEPTDAGDESAETEDKPVLASVTSVAASEVGTSMEASKDKARNFFASFGRLFYESKNVWPAFFLTLFAGACVGSGVPLQAWIFGKIIVSFNDIGTDSNLSGSNFWSLMFVVLASGIGISYFVVVFVATRMSSTIRVKYQKQYFDAVMFQKTSFFDHEDNSHGTITSRLGQDPKQLEELMGLNMASVFVALFNVVGAISIAFAFAWKLALVSCCVVLPIMIVSAYWRFKYELAFEKMNNDVFAESSKFDLPPISELTQRTRDISIQKSQMVAITNGSEAAGQALGFGPNSAMASAAANRILNMRESRPRDKVSTSQEIPDTDGGMSIELDNIAFKYPTRSTPVFKGLSLKIEKGQFAGLVGASGSGKSSIISLLERFYDLDKGRLLLNGKDATDINLYEYRKYFSLVAQEATLFQGTIKENILLGVDPSAITDEQLHQACRDASIHDFVVSLPEGYNTNIGSRGVSLSGGQKQRVAIARALIRDPKVLLLDEATSSLDSESEKLVQSAFERASEGRTMLVVAHRLATVQDADVIFVLGDGQLLEQGCHAELLKRRGVYWNMCQSQSLDR; encoded by the exons ATGATTGTCGTACTTTCCCTCGAACGAACATCTACGCCGCTGCTAGCTGTTGGAAAAGCCACCGTGGCAGCCTGCGAATTCTTTGTTGTTATCGACGCTCCGCAGCCTGCCAAGGGTACTCTGAAGGATCCCCAAATCTCTTCGACACAGGATATCATTTTCGAGGATGTTACCTTTGCTTACCCTAGCCGGCCTCATGCCAAAGTGCTAGATGGCCTAGACTTGCGCATAGAGGCTGGAAAAATCAATGCGATTGTCGGGCCGTCCGGGGGAGGCAAATCGACCATTGTTGGGCTCATTCAGAGATGGTACACCTTACAGGATCAACACGCTCTTGCCAAGGTCattgagaaagagaaaaaagggGGTCACAaaaacaagaaaaaggagagtgatgaggatgttgacgcAGAAAACGTGGTTGATATCGAGCCTGAAGAACCAGGACCTCTCGTCGAAGTCCACGGGCGAATCCTGACAGCAGGCCAATTATTGGATGACATCGATTTGAAGTGGTGGAGGTCCCAGATAGGTCTCGTCTCGCAGGAGCCATTTCTATTCAACGAGACGATCTATGAGAATGTTGCCTATGGTCTGATCGGAAGTCCATGGGAAAATGAGaccgaggacaagaagagagaACTTGTTAGGGAGGCTTGTCGAGAATCATTCGCCGACGAGTTCATTGATCGATTGCCAGAT GGGTTGGACACGCTCGTTGGCGATAGTGGTGCCAAACTCTCCGGTGGACAGAGACAGAGGTTGGCTATTGCACGATCTATCGTGCGGAAACCAAGTATACTTATACTGGATGAGGCCACGAGTGCTATCGACGTCCGTGGTGAGAGGATTGTCCAAGCGGCCCTTGACAGGGCTGCGAAAGACCGGACCACTATCACGATAGCCCATCGACTGTCGACCATTAAGAAAGCAGACCGTATCATTGTCTTGAAGAAGGGCAAAGTCGCTGAATCAGGTACACATGACAGTCTCATGACGATTGAGGGCGGAGTCTACTCAGGGCTTGTGCGTGCACAATCCCTATCGCTTGGAGAACCCACAGATGCAGGAGATGAGTCGGCTGAAACTGAGGACAAGCCCGTCCTGGCCAGCGTGACGAGCGTTGCAGCTTCCGAGGTCGGCACGTCGATGGAGGCTTCTAAAGACAAGGCACGGAACTTCTTTGCAAGCTTTGGCCGACTGTTCTACGAGTCAAAGAATGTGTGGCCAGCGTTTTTTCTGACTCTATTTGCCGGTGCCTGTGTGGGATCTGGAGTACCATTACAGGCATGGATTTTTGGGAAGATTATTGTTTCTTTCAACGACATAGGAACTGACTCGAACCTATCCGGGAGCAACTTCTGGTCACTCATGTTCGTCGTCCTGGCTTCAGGAATCGGAATCAGCTACTTTGTAGTTGTCTTCGTCGCCACTCGGATGTCATCCACGATACGCGTGAAATACCAGAAGCAGTATTTTGATGCGGTAATGTTCCAGAAAACATCCTTTTTTGATCATGAGGACAACTCTCATGGAACAATAACGTCCCGGCTTGGCCAGGACCCCAAGCAACTTGAAGAGTTGATGGGACTGAACATGGCCAGTGTCTTCGTCGCTCTCTTCAACGTGGTTGGGGCAATATCGATTGCGTTCGCTTTCGCATGGAAACTGGCTCTCGTCTCATGCTGTGTCGTGTTACCCATAATGATCGTTTCAGCGTACTGGCGCTTCAAATACGAGCTGGCATTCGAGAAGATGAACAATGACGTCTTTGCAGAGAGCTCAAA ATTCGATTTGCCTCCGATATCAGAACTTACTCAACGAACACGTGATATCAGCATACAGAAAAGCCAGATGG TGGCCATTACAAATGGAAGCGAGGCAGCCGGGCAAGCCCTTGGCTTTGGTCCAAACAGTGCGATGGCTTCTGCAGCTGCGAATCGTATTCTAAACATGAGGGAGAGCAGACCACGAGACAAGGTCTCTACCTCGCAGGAGATCCCAGATACAGATGGTGGAATGTCGATTGAGCTGGACAATATCGCCTTCAAGTACCCGACCAGGAGCACACCCGTATTCAAAGGATTGAGCCTGAAGATTGAGAAGGGACAGTTTGCTGGCCTCGTAGGCGCCTCAGGCTCAGGAAAGTCATCGATCATTTCGTTACTTGAAAG ATTTTACGACTTGGACAAGGGCCGGCTCCTCCTGAATGGCAAGGATGCTACCGACATCAACCTGTACGAATACCGAAAGTACTTTTCTCTCGTGGCCCAAGAAGCCACCCTCTTCCAAGGCACCATCAAGGAGAATATCTTACTTGGAGTCGACCCCTCAGCAATCACCGACGAGCAACTACACCAAGCGTGCCGTGATGCCTCGATCCACGATTTTGTCGTCTCATTACCGGAGGGCTACAATACAAACATTGGATCACGTGGTGTATCACTTTCAGGTGGTCAGAAGCAGCGCGTGGCGATTGCTCGCGCTCTGATTCGCGACCCAAAAGTCCTACTTCTCGACGAAGCTACGAGCTCCCTTGATTCGGAGAGCGAAAAGCTAGTCCAGTCGGCATTCGAAAGAGCTAGTGAAGGACGCACGATGCTCGTGGTAGCACATCGACTGGCCACAGTGCAGGATGCTGATGTGATCTTTGTCCTGGGAGATGGCCAATTATTGGAACAAGGATGTCATGCAGAGTTACTGAAGAGGCGGGGCGTCTACTGGAACATG TGTCAAAGTCAATCCTTAGATCGTTAA